One stretch of Pigmentiphaga aceris DNA includes these proteins:
- a CDS encoding NUDIX hydrolase, whose product MMNTAVASSAVLPTATDAAPALPGGYRFCPRCATALSRGVPLGADDPRERTLCGNCGWVHWDNPLPVVAALVQLGDKILLARNAAWTPGKFALIAGFMERGETPEAGIAREVMEETGLTVVEHNMIGVYPFLLRNELLLVYHVRAEGDVHLSPELAEYKLVDPADLVPWPQGTGPAVGDWMRSQGLVVPDAVPLP is encoded by the coding sequence TTGATGAATACTGCTGTCGCAAGTTCTGCTGTTCTTCCCACGGCCACCGACGCCGCGCCCGCGTTGCCGGGCGGTTATCGCTTCTGTCCGCGTTGCGCCACCGCCTTGAGCCGTGGCGTGCCGCTTGGTGCCGATGACCCGCGCGAGCGCACCTTGTGCGGCAATTGCGGCTGGGTGCATTGGGACAATCCACTGCCGGTGGTTGCTGCCTTGGTGCAGCTTGGCGACAAGATTCTGCTGGCGCGCAATGCAGCCTGGACGCCAGGCAAGTTTGCGTTGATCGCGGGCTTCATGGAACGTGGCGAAACGCCGGAAGCAGGCATTGCACGCGAAGTGATGGAAGAAACTGGGCTGACTGTTGTTGAACACAACATGATTGGTGTCTACCCCTTCCTGCTGCGCAATGAACTGCTGCTGGTCTATCACGTGCGTGCCGAAGGTGACGTGCACTTGTCGCCCGAGCTTGCCGAATACAAGCTGGTGGACCCGGCGGACCTGGTGCCCTGGCCGCAAGGCACCGGCCCGGCCGTTGGAGATTGGATGCGCAGCCAAGGCTTGGTTGTGCCTGACGCGGTGCCTTTGCCATGA
- the alaS gene encoding alanine--tRNA ligase translates to MKSAEIRQKFLQFFESKGHTIVPSSSLVPGNDPTLLFTNSGMVQFKDVFTGKDPRPYVRATSSQRSLRAGGKHNDLENVGYTARHHTFFEMLGNFSFGDYFKQDAIKFAWELLTGVYQLPKEKLWVTVYAEDDEAYGIWQNEIGVPVERIIRIGDNKGARYASDNFWTMGDTGPCGPCSEIFYDHGPEIWGGPPGSPEEDGDRYIEIWNLVFMQFERDAAGTLTKLPKQSVDTGMGLERISAVLQHVHSNYEIDLFQALIKAAARETNTSDLDNNSLKVIADHIRACSFMIVDGIIPGSEGRGYVLRRIVRRALRHGHQLGQTKPFFYKLVADLVGQMGDAYPDLATQAERVAQVLKQEEERFGETLERGMEILNNAIAGLKDGAPIDGETLFTLYDTYGFPVDLTADIARERKLEVDMDGFEAAMKRQRDTARAAGKFKAAAGLSYDGVKTTFDGYNAVEGEGTITALYVDGASVQEVSAGQQAIIVLDRTPFYAESGGQVGDAGVLSANGATFNVEDTTKIVPNVFGHHGELASGSLKLGDKLQANVDATRRLRTSRNHSVTHLLHKALREVLGTHVQQKGSLVDPDKTRFDFSHNAPISAEDIARIESIVNAEVLNNEATATNVMSYDEAVKTGAMALFGEKYGDEVRVVDVGSTRELCGGTHVQRTGDIGLFKVTTEGGVAAGVRRVEAVTGDNAVALVQSLNSTLSAAAGALKVQPADLPARLAQVQDQVRALEKELAALKSKLASSAGNDLASQAVDVNGVKVLAVKMEGIDPKSLRETVDQLKNKLQSAAIVLAAVDGGKVSLVAGVTADASGKVKAGELVNFVAQQVGGKGGGRPDMAMAGGTDATNLAQALAGVQEWVQARL, encoded by the coding sequence ATGAAATCCGCTGAGATCCGCCAGAAGTTCCTGCAGTTCTTTGAATCCAAGGGACACACCATTGTTCCGTCGTCTTCACTGGTGCCGGGCAACGACCCGACGCTGCTGTTCACGAATTCGGGCATGGTGCAGTTCAAGGACGTGTTCACCGGCAAAGACCCGCGCCCTTATGTGCGTGCGACGTCTTCGCAGCGCAGCCTGCGCGCCGGTGGCAAGCACAACGACCTGGAAAACGTGGGTTACACCGCGCGTCACCACACCTTCTTCGAAATGCTGGGCAACTTCAGCTTCGGTGACTACTTCAAGCAAGACGCGATCAAGTTTGCGTGGGAACTGCTGACTGGCGTCTACCAACTGCCGAAGGAAAAGCTCTGGGTCACCGTGTACGCGGAAGACGACGAGGCTTACGGCATCTGGCAGAACGAGATCGGCGTGCCGGTCGAACGCATCATCCGTATCGGCGACAACAAGGGCGCACGCTACGCGTCGGACAATTTCTGGACCATGGGCGACACCGGCCCGTGCGGCCCGTGCTCGGAAATCTTCTACGACCACGGCCCGGAAATCTGGGGCGGCCCCCCGGGATCGCCGGAAGAAGACGGCGACCGCTACATCGAAATCTGGAACCTGGTGTTCATGCAGTTCGAGCGTGACGCTGCCGGTACGCTGACCAAGTTGCCCAAGCAGTCGGTCGACACCGGCATGGGGCTGGAGCGTATTTCGGCTGTGTTGCAGCACGTGCACTCGAACTACGAAATCGATTTGTTCCAGGCGCTGATCAAGGCGGCTGCGCGCGAAACGAACACTTCCGATCTGGACAACAACTCGCTGAAGGTCATTGCTGACCACATTCGTGCGTGCTCGTTCATGATCGTAGACGGCATCATTCCGGGCAGCGAAGGCCGTGGTTATGTGCTGCGCCGCATTGTGCGCCGCGCGCTGCGTCATGGTCACCAACTGGGCCAGACCAAGCCGTTCTTCTACAAGCTGGTAGCAGACCTGGTTGGCCAGATGGGCGATGCCTATCCCGACCTGGCTACCCAGGCAGAACGCGTGGCCCAGGTGCTGAAGCAGGAAGAAGAACGTTTCGGCGAAACGCTGGAACGCGGCATGGAAATCCTGAACAACGCCATCGCCGGTTTGAAAGATGGCGCGCCCATCGACGGCGAGACCTTGTTCACGCTGTATGACACCTACGGTTTCCCGGTTGACCTGACGGCCGACATCGCCCGTGAACGCAAGCTGGAAGTGGACATGGACGGCTTCGAAGCCGCCATGAAGCGCCAGCGCGACACGGCACGTGCTGCTGGCAAGTTCAAGGCCGCCGCTGGCCTGAGCTACGACGGCGTGAAGACCACTTTCGACGGCTACAACGCCGTGGAAGGCGAGGGCACCATCACGGCGCTGTACGTGGATGGCGCTTCGGTACAGGAAGTCAGCGCGGGCCAGCAGGCCATCATCGTGCTGGACCGCACGCCCTTCTACGCAGAATCGGGCGGCCAGGTGGGTGATGCAGGTGTGCTCAGCGCCAACGGTGCCACCTTCAACGTGGAAGACACCACCAAGATCGTGCCAAACGTGTTCGGCCACCACGGCGAACTGGCCAGCGGCTCGCTGAAGCTTGGCGACAAGCTGCAAGCCAATGTGGATGCCACCCGCCGCCTGCGTACCTCGCGCAATCATTCGGTGACCCACTTGCTGCACAAGGCTTTGCGCGAAGTGCTGGGCACGCACGTGCAGCAGAAGGGCTCGTTGGTTGACCCGGACAAGACCCGTTTCGACTTCTCGCACAATGCGCCGATCTCGGCCGAAGACATTGCGCGCATCGAGTCGATCGTGAATGCCGAAGTGCTGAACAACGAAGCCACCGCGACCAACGTGATGAGCTACGACGAAGCCGTGAAGACCGGTGCGATGGCGCTGTTCGGCGAGAAATACGGCGACGAAGTGCGTGTGGTGGACGTCGGTTCGACGCGTGAACTGTGCGGCGGTACGCACGTGCAGCGCACTGGCGACATCGGCCTGTTCAAGGTGACGACTGAGGGCGGCGTGGCCGCTGGCGTGCGTCGCGTGGAAGCCGTGACCGGTGACAACGCGGTTGCCCTGGTGCAAAGCCTGAACTCCACCTTGTCGGCTGCGGCAGGTGCCTTGAAGGTGCAGCCGGCCGACTTGCCGGCGCGCTTGGCGCAAGTGCAGGACCAGGTCCGCGCACTGGAAAAGGAACTGGCTGCGCTCAAGAGCAAGCTGGCCAGCAGCGCTGGTAACGACCTGGCGTCGCAAGCGGTTGACGTGAACGGCGTGAAGGTCTTGGCCGTGAAGATGGAAGGCATTGACCCGAAGTCGCTGCGCGAAACCGTGGACCAGCTGAAGAACAAGCTGCAATCGGCAGCCATCGTGCTGGCAGCGGTCGATGGCGGCAAGGTGTCGCTGGTGGCCGGCGTGACGGCGGATGCGTCGGGCAAGGTCAAGGCGGGCGAACTGGTCAACTTTGTGGCTCAGCAAGTGGGCGGCAAGGGCGGTGGCCGTCCCGACATGGCGATGGCTGGCGGTACTGATGCCACCAACTTGGCCCAGGCGCTTGCCGGTGTTCAGGAATGGGTGCAGGCTCGTCTGTGA
- a CDS encoding DUF1287 domain-containing protein: MTRSALLCAGFVFTTLCSTASLARAIEPAKLVTEARKQVGVTLSYDPVYRRLSYPGGDVPLHTGVCTDVVIRALRAQGLDLQQSVHEDMRANFSVYPKNWGLSRPDRNIDHRRVPNLMTWFKRQGKQVQTGSQASDFRAGDIVTWDLGRGLTHIGVVSDRRTAAGTPLILHNIGQGTREEDILFEHRITGQYRYSAQR, from the coding sequence ATGACCCGATCTGCCTTGCTCTGCGCAGGGTTCGTCTTCACAACGCTGTGCTCCACCGCGTCTTTGGCCCGCGCCATCGAACCCGCAAAACTGGTCACTGAAGCCCGCAAACAGGTGGGCGTCACGCTCAGCTACGATCCGGTCTACCGCCGCCTGTCTTATCCCGGGGGCGACGTGCCGCTGCATACCGGCGTATGCACCGATGTGGTCATTCGTGCGCTGCGCGCGCAGGGGCTGGATCTTCAGCAGTCAGTGCACGAAGACATGCGTGCAAACTTCTCCGTGTATCCCAAAAATTGGGGGCTGAGCCGGCCCGATCGCAACATCGATCATCGCCGTGTGCCCAACTTGATGACCTGGTTCAAGCGCCAGGGCAAGCAGGTGCAGACGGGCAGCCAGGCCAGCGACTTTCGTGCGGGCGACATCGTTACGTGGGACCTGGGCCGGGGCCTGACGCACATTGGTGTCGTCAGCGACCGCCGCACGGCTGCGGGCACCCCGTTGATTCTGCACAACATCGGGCAGGGCACGCGGGAAGAAGACATCTTGTTTGAACACCGGATCACTGGCCAATATCGCTATTCGGCACAGCGTTGA
- a CDS encoding sensor domain-containing diguanylate cyclase, with amino-acid sequence MKTRLHELHRISLVRHPDYASLYRDHLDTGKRLLGMPTGVIARIEGVTYRILAVSSPLENLQPDQIYPLANVFCEQVIRERRTVAHHNIGGDPTTNQYQVYKDTGLERYLGAPLWVNDQIYGTLSFSDTVPQAEPFSADDLEFLELQALALGRAIERDLQDQQRALIEQRLNEQIALFESAFHSAAIGMALVAREGRWLKVNRAMCDMLGYTEDELLEIDFQRVTHPDDLGKDLAQFNELVEGRRNAYQLEKRYLHKSGSVVWALLYVSMIRDRTGNLNYFVSQVQDITERKQTEAELLAHRSQLQIANISLRALASVDQLTGLGNRRAFNRQLEDAIADAQRSRHPLSLLMVDVDRFKQYNDDFGHPAGDSALRAVARCLSRSSRAGDFVARYGGEEFVVLLPDTNREEAMEVAERLRSSVAQITTEKRAITASVGVSTRLPTDPGIDADLVRLISSADVALYRAKSNGRNQVVADE; translated from the coding sequence ATGAAGACACGCCTGCACGAACTGCACCGCATATCGCTGGTCCGCCATCCGGACTATGCCTCGCTTTACCGAGACCATCTGGACACCGGCAAACGCCTGCTGGGCATGCCCACGGGTGTGATCGCCCGCATCGAAGGCGTCACCTATCGGATACTTGCGGTGTCCAGCCCGCTGGAAAATCTGCAGCCCGATCAGATCTACCCGCTGGCCAATGTGTTCTGTGAACAGGTCATTCGGGAACGTCGCACGGTCGCCCACCACAATATCGGAGGCGACCCGACGACCAACCAGTACCAGGTCTACAAAGACACCGGGCTGGAGCGCTACCTGGGTGCTCCGCTGTGGGTCAACGACCAGATCTACGGCACGCTGAGCTTTTCCGACACCGTGCCGCAGGCCGAACCGTTTTCGGCCGACGACCTCGAGTTCCTGGAACTTCAGGCCCTCGCCTTGGGCCGCGCCATTGAACGCGACCTGCAAGACCAGCAACGCGCCCTGATTGAGCAGCGCCTGAACGAGCAGATTGCCCTGTTCGAAAGCGCCTTCCACAGCGCCGCCATCGGCATGGCGCTGGTGGCGCGCGAGGGCCGCTGGTTGAAGGTCAATCGGGCCATGTGCGACATGCTGGGATACACCGAAGACGAGTTGCTGGAAATCGATTTCCAGCGCGTCACCCACCCCGACGATCTGGGCAAAGACCTGGCGCAATTCAACGAACTGGTGGAAGGACGGCGCAACGCCTACCAGCTGGAAAAACGCTATCTGCATAAAAGCGGCAGTGTCGTATGGGCATTGCTGTATGTCTCGATGATTCGCGACCGCACCGGCAACCTGAACTATTTCGTGTCGCAGGTGCAAGACATCACCGAGCGCAAACAGACTGAAGCTGAACTGCTGGCGCATCGCAGTCAGCTGCAAATCGCCAACATCAGCCTGCGTGCCCTCGCGAGCGTGGATCAGCTTACCGGTCTGGGCAATCGCCGCGCCTTCAACCGCCAGCTGGAAGATGCCATTGCCGACGCACAGCGCAGCCGCCATCCGCTGTCTTTGCTGATGGTCGATGTGGATCGCTTCAAGCAATACAACGACGACTTCGGTCACCCTGCCGGGGATTCCGCACTGCGTGCGGTTGCTCGCTGCCTGTCGCGTTCGTCACGGGCCGGCGATTTCGTGGCCCGCTACGGTGGCGAAGAGTTTGTGGTGCTGCTGCCCGACACCAATCGCGAGGAAGCGATGGAAGTGGCCGAACGCCTGCGCAGCTCAGTGGCCCAGATCACCACCGAGAAACGCGCGATCACGGCAAGCGTGGGGGTGTCCACTCGCCTGCCGACGGACCCCGGCATTGATGCCGACCTGGTGCGGTTGATTTCATCTGCCGACGTGGCGCTGTATCGGGCCAAGTCGAATGGACGCAATCAGGTGGTGGCCGACGAGTGA
- a CDS encoding winged helix-turn-helix transcriptional regulator, with protein MSDTQPCNHAACSSRLLLDQIADKWSILILGALCQEPQRFNALKRRLDGITQKALTQSLRRLERSGIVARRVLQTSPVAVEYRVTPLGESLKKPFGALYAWTVEYAAEVEQAQQAYDRQLAEHASAEAHTIPTAPFQPHMIFAEHR; from the coding sequence ATGTCAGATACCCAGCCTTGCAACCATGCCGCCTGCAGCAGCCGTTTGTTGTTGGACCAGATTGCAGACAAGTGGTCGATCTTGATCCTGGGTGCGCTGTGTCAAGAGCCGCAGCGTTTCAACGCGTTGAAGCGCCGACTCGACGGCATTACGCAGAAGGCGTTGACGCAGTCCCTGCGCCGACTGGAGCGCAGCGGAATCGTGGCACGCCGCGTATTGCAGACTTCACCGGTGGCAGTCGAATACCGTGTCACGCCCTTGGGCGAGAGCCTGAAAAAGCCATTCGGTGCGCTGTATGCCTGGACTGTCGAATACGCGGCGGAAGTCGAGCAGGCGCAACAGGCCTACGACCGGCAGCTGGCAGAACACGCGTCGGCAGAAGCGCACACAATCCCGACTGCGCCCTTCCAGCCGCACATGATATTTGCCGAGCATCGCTGA
- a CDS encoding sulfurtransferase TusA family protein, protein MTDVLKNDAATTDAANLGTDALPTSADFNLEIDTRGLTCPLPILRAKKALATLESGAVLKVVSTDKASMRDFEAFARQTGNALLAQHADGGEFTHYLKRR, encoded by the coding sequence ATGACTGATGTTTTGAAGAACGATGCTGCAACGACTGACGCAGCAAACCTCGGCACTGACGCGCTGCCTACCTCGGCAGACTTCAACCTGGAAATCGATACACGCGGTCTGACTTGCCCCTTGCCCATCCTGCGTGCCAAGAAAGCCCTGGCCACCTTGGAAAGCGGAGCGGTGCTGAAGGTGGTGTCCACCGACAAGGCGTCCATGCGCGACTTCGAGGCCTTTGCTCGGCAGACCGGCAATGCCCTGCTGGCGCAGCATGCCGATGGCGGCGAGTTCACGCACTATCTGAAGCGGCGTTGA
- a CDS encoding NADH:flavin oxidoreductase, whose amino-acid sequence MTTPNVDALFQPFSIKSLTLKNRIVMAPMTRSFSPEGVPGDNVAAYYRRRAEADVGLILSEGTVIDRPAARNDPQIPFFHGQAALAGWQHVIDEVHAAGGKMGPQIWHVGSVASPMTTWVPETGIEGPSGLAAPGVPRGATMSDEDIADTISAYARAASDSKRLGFDTFEIHGAHGYLIDQFFWSGTNLRTDKFGGASLKERSRFAAEVLKAMRAEVGADYPIILRLSQWKQQDYSARLADTPDAMAAWLVPLVEAGADVLHCSQRRFWEPEFPEIDGAEGLNFAGWAKKLTGAATISVGSVGLSGDFMGSFSGEASSPVGLDSLVKRLEREEFDLIAVGRALLGDPAWVTKVRGHDTANLKDFSAAALAELV is encoded by the coding sequence ATGACCACACCGAACGTAGACGCGCTGTTCCAGCCTTTCTCCATCAAGTCGCTGACACTCAAGAACCGGATTGTCATGGCTCCCATGACCCGTTCTTTTTCGCCCGAAGGCGTGCCCGGTGACAACGTCGCCGCGTACTACCGCCGTCGTGCAGAAGCCGACGTTGGACTGATTCTGTCCGAAGGTACGGTGATCGATCGGCCGGCTGCCCGCAACGATCCGCAGATTCCCTTCTTCCACGGTCAGGCTGCGCTGGCCGGCTGGCAGCACGTGATCGACGAGGTACACGCTGCTGGCGGCAAGATGGGTCCGCAGATCTGGCACGTGGGTTCGGTCGCCAGCCCGATGACCACCTGGGTGCCAGAGACCGGCATCGAAGGCCCGTCTGGCTTGGCGGCTCCCGGTGTGCCGCGTGGTGCCACCATGAGCGACGAAGACATTGCCGACACTATTTCCGCCTACGCACGCGCGGCGTCTGATTCAAAGCGTCTGGGCTTCGATACCTTCGAGATTCACGGTGCACACGGTTATCTGATCGACCAGTTCTTCTGGTCGGGCACCAACTTGCGCACGGACAAGTTCGGCGGCGCAAGCCTGAAAGAACGTTCGCGTTTCGCAGCCGAAGTGTTGAAAGCCATGCGTGCGGAGGTAGGGGCCGATTACCCGATCATCCTGCGCCTGAGCCAATGGAAGCAGCAGGACTACAGCGCCCGCCTGGCCGACACGCCGGATGCGATGGCAGCCTGGCTGGTGCCCTTGGTGGAAGCTGGTGCCGATGTGCTGCACTGCTCGCAGCGACGTTTCTGGGAGCCCGAATTCCCCGAGATCGACGGTGCGGAAGGCCTGAACTTCGCCGGCTGGGCCAAGAAGCTTACCGGCGCGGCCACCATCAGCGTGGGCTCGGTCGGCTTGTCGGGTGACTTCATGGGCTCGTTCTCAGGCGAAGCGTCCAGCCCGGTTGGCCTGGACAGCCTGGTGAAGCGTCTGGAGCGTGAAGAGTTCGACCTGATTGCCGTCGGCCGCGCCTTGTTGGGCGACCCGGCATGGGTGACGAAGGTGCGTGGTCACGACACGGCGAACCTGAAAGACTTCAGCGCCGCCGCCTTGGCCGAGCTGGTCTGA